One Glaciihabitans arcticus DNA window includes the following coding sequences:
- a CDS encoding DUF2510 domain-containing protein has product MSTIGDVSTIPAGWYPDPQDGSRSRWWDGSRWTASVSDPQPPAPAPTTFVEPQQTAPQQYVQQPFTPAVPVAAGSGLALTRRQLRAQSEQLALGASSAQPADTGVIARSAHAAEPMPQVPAPAELVATPVVEAPVEPTPVDTTAADAAAAALVAAAIASPEPVAAPAESVPFDWSPNAVMPARVEAPAPVAEFVAPVAAVVPEPVAAPVAPVAAPVVTPAVSTAVATVGDTVPAEPLSNYAALAALFGSVDHQSPEPQWENDKSKTAVAQFDYAASFAQEDSPFGFAAPAQIEPPTEKRSTLSANTGAIWIFVIMPVLQIGMAWLAFDYLGLAAGGLTLLGFLAVEVLLYVVLAGIDGKSLKSLGHPKVPSMLWAIVPLLYLIMRVVRTGRRSVGPLLIWLLTQVAIVALALLLAMPIILALMGSSPMAVDAPVVPDAPTMTQVEYNALLTPEGATAHVASYLADEPVPHTDVSCAAFTVLEPASMTLCSFTVDDTILEGEFPIGNVTVVP; this is encoded by the coding sequence GTGTCGACAATTGGGGACGTCTCAACGATCCCGGCAGGCTGGTACCCGGACCCGCAGGACGGCAGCCGTTCTCGCTGGTGGGACGGGTCGCGATGGACCGCGTCGGTTTCCGATCCGCAGCCCCCCGCACCGGCACCTACGACCTTCGTCGAACCGCAGCAGACCGCACCGCAGCAGTACGTGCAGCAGCCGTTCACGCCCGCCGTACCCGTCGCCGCCGGATCGGGCCTCGCCCTGACCCGCCGCCAGCTGCGTGCGCAGTCCGAGCAGCTTGCGCTCGGTGCATCCAGTGCACAACCGGCCGACACGGGCGTCATCGCCCGCAGCGCGCACGCCGCCGAGCCCATGCCGCAGGTGCCCGCACCCGCCGAACTGGTCGCGACCCCCGTCGTCGAAGCGCCGGTCGAGCCGACTCCCGTTGACACGACTGCAGCGGATGCCGCGGCCGCCGCCCTCGTCGCAGCAGCCATTGCCAGCCCCGAGCCCGTCGCGGCTCCCGCGGAGTCCGTGCCCTTCGATTGGTCGCCGAACGCGGTTATGCCCGCCCGAGTAGAAGCGCCGGCGCCCGTCGCCGAGTTCGTCGCACCCGTCGCCGCAGTAGTGCCCGAGCCGGTCGCGGCTCCCGTCGCACCGGTCGCGGCCCCCGTCGTAACCCCGGCCGTCAGCACCGCCGTGGCCACCGTGGGCGACACCGTTCCCGCCGAACCGCTCAGCAACTACGCCGCGCTTGCCGCACTCTTCGGTTCGGTCGACCACCAGAGCCCCGAGCCGCAGTGGGAGAACGACAAGTCGAAGACCGCTGTCGCGCAGTTCGACTACGCCGCGAGCTTCGCGCAGGAGGACTCGCCGTTCGGCTTCGCGGCTCCCGCCCAGATCGAGCCGCCGACGGAGAAGCGCTCCACGCTCTCCGCCAACACCGGCGCGATCTGGATCTTCGTGATCATGCCCGTGCTCCAGATCGGCATGGCCTGGCTCGCATTCGACTACCTCGGTCTCGCGGCCGGCGGGTTGACCCTGCTCGGTTTCCTGGCCGTCGAGGTGCTGCTTTACGTCGTCCTCGCCGGAATCGACGGCAAGTCCCTCAAGAGCCTTGGCCACCCCAAGGTGCCCAGTATGTTGTGGGCCATTGTGCCGCTGTTGTACCTGATCATGCGCGTGGTGCGAACCGGCCGACGCTCGGTCGGTCCGCTTCTCATCTGGCTCCTCACTCAGGTCGCGATCGTCGCTCTCGCATTGCTGCTTGCGATGCCGATCATTCTCGCGCTGATGGGATCCTCCCCCATGGCAGTCGACGCGCCCGTCGTTCCGGATGCGCCGACCATGACGCAGGTTGAGTACAACGCCCTCCTCACTCCCGAGGGTGCTACGGCTCACGTGGCTTCCTACCTCGCCGACGAACCCGTCCCTCACACCGACGTCAGCTGTGCGGCATTCACGGTGCTCGAGCCAGCTTCGATGACCCTGTGCTCATTCACGGTCGACGACACCATCCTCGAGGGCGAGTTCCCCATAGGGAACGTCACCGTCGTTCCCTGA
- a CDS encoding RtcB family protein: protein MEKISERLISWASILEPNTLEQARTATTMPFIYPHLALMPDAHLGRGATVGSVIPTLEAIMPAAVGVDIGCGMIAVRTQFTTDDLASAGSLRALREQIERAIPLSAGGYNRSIVATAEPRVAELTAMAEAIGLEPGDHASKWATQLGSLGSGNHFIEVSLDEEGAVWLFLHSGSRGVGNRIAGHHIGVAQKLMEKYFISLPDRDLAYLVEGTVEFERYIADLRWAQHFALLNREEMMDRVIRQVSDHFGEAVIESERINCHHNFTEEETHFGKRVWLSRKGAISAKLGQPGLIPGSMGTASYVVSGLGNKVALESSPHGAGRQFSRTAARKQFTHEQLREAMVGIEYRDTAAFIDEIPQAYKDIDQVMADATDLVEIRHTLRQVLNVKGD, encoded by the coding sequence ATGGAAAAGATCTCAGAACGCCTCATCAGCTGGGCGAGCATCCTCGAGCCGAACACGCTCGAGCAGGCCCGCACAGCAACGACGATGCCGTTCATCTACCCGCACCTGGCCCTGATGCCCGATGCCCACCTCGGGCGCGGCGCAACGGTCGGGTCCGTCATCCCGACGCTCGAGGCGATCATGCCTGCAGCCGTCGGAGTCGACATCGGCTGCGGCATGATCGCCGTGCGCACGCAGTTCACCACAGACGACCTCGCCTCAGCGGGTTCGCTCAGGGCACTGCGTGAGCAGATCGAGCGCGCCATACCGCTGTCGGCCGGTGGCTATAACCGCAGCATCGTGGCAACCGCGGAACCGCGAGTCGCCGAACTCACCGCCATGGCCGAGGCCATCGGTCTCGAGCCCGGCGATCACGCGTCGAAGTGGGCGACCCAGCTCGGCTCGCTCGGCAGCGGAAATCACTTCATCGAGGTCAGCCTCGACGAGGAGGGCGCCGTATGGCTGTTCCTGCACTCGGGCAGCAGGGGTGTGGGCAACCGCATCGCGGGTCACCACATCGGTGTCGCGCAGAAGCTGATGGAGAAGTACTTCATCAGCCTGCCCGATCGGGACCTCGCCTACCTGGTCGAGGGAACCGTGGAGTTCGAGCGGTACATCGCCGACCTGCGCTGGGCACAGCACTTCGCCCTGCTCAACCGGGAGGAGATGATGGACCGCGTGATCCGGCAGGTCTCCGACCACTTCGGCGAAGCGGTCATCGAGAGCGAGCGGATCAACTGTCACCACAACTTCACCGAAGAGGAGACCCACTTCGGCAAGAGGGTGTGGCTCTCCCGCAAGGGAGCGATCTCGGCGAAGCTCGGGCAGCCCGGCCTCATCCCGGGTTCGATGGGCACGGCGTCGTACGTGGTGAGCGGTCTCGGCAACAAGGTCGCGCTCGAGTCGTCACCGCACGGTGCCGGGCGGCAGTTCTCACGGACGGCCGCGCGCAAGCAGTTCACCCACGAACAGCTTCGGGAGGCGATGGTCGGCATCGAGTACCGCGACACGGCGGCGTTCATCGACGAGATCCCCCAGGCGTACAAGGACATCGACCAGGTCATGGCTGACGCCACCGACCTCGTCGAGATCCGGCACACCCTACGCCAGGTGCTCAACGTGAAGGGCGACTAA